In Candidatus Hydrogenedentota bacterium, a genomic segment contains:
- a CDS encoding RHS repeat-associated core domain-containing protein, giving the protein MTGTARYYTQDHLGSTRTLRSQAKAALARFDYDPYGGPTYHDGASATRTYTGHDLDPVTGMYFAPYRYYAPGLARWTARDLAEVESNLYSYASGIPTHFVDELGLAGKKKEFKYKQHWYCKDTASHKGPGISPEEYHIDVKTNAGGRPGKTICRLRPDGTPVPGSGSDDGLKNLIEHLTERGLIKPRKAPVPRPPTKLPLLPFLGPLLLFLDCPAELDAAEIPLEHYVPYVPHDEPSTILRYPPPLPNVSGQQRCF; this is encoded by the coding sequence GTGACGGGGACGGCGCGGTATTATACGCAGGATCATCTTGGGTCGACGCGGACGTTGCGCAGTCAGGCGAAGGCGGCGTTGGCGCGGTTTGACTATGACCCGTACGGCGGCCCGACGTACCACGACGGCGCGTCCGCCACGCGTACGTACACCGGCCACGACCTCGACCCCGTCACGGGGATGTATTTCGCCCCGTACCGTTACTACGCGCCAGGATTGGCGCGGTGGACGGCGAGGGATTTGGCTGAGGTTGAATCAAATCTATACAGCTACGCATCTGGCATTCCAACCCACTTTGTAGATGAACTGGGCCTCGCTGGAAAGAAGAAGGAATTCAAATACAAACAACACTGGTACTGCAAAGACACTGCTTCACACAAAGGACCCGGAATATCCCCAGAGGAATATCACATAGACGTAAAGACAAATGCCGGAGGACGACCAGGCAAAACCATTTGTCGGTTGAGACCGGATGGCACACCGGTCCCTGGATCCGGATCCGACGATGGCCTTAAGAATCTTATAGAGCACTTAACAGAGAGAGGACTGATAAAGCCGCGCAAGGCACCCGTACCCAGGCCACCAACAAAATTGCCTTTATTACCTTTTCTGGGGCCGCTACTTCTCTTTCTGGATTGCCCCGCCGAACTTGATGCCGCAGAGATTCCCCTTGAACATTACGTTCCCTATGTACCCCATGATGAGCCTTCCACAATTCTGAGATATCCACCACCGCTTCCAAATGTAAGTGGACAGCAACGTTGTTTCTAG